A window from Chryseobacterium vaccae encodes these proteins:
- a CDS encoding glutathione peroxidase, which yields MKKMFLLLLSFVAFLQNCTNQKSEISQAKTKELMGKTIYDFKVESLDGNEINFADFKGKKILIVNTASECGFTPQYADLEKVYEEHKDKLVIVGFPANNFGGQEPGTNTEIGTFCQKNYGVTFPMAAKVSVKGDDTAPIFKYLTEKELNGIKNTTILWNFTKFLVDENGKLVDTFVSTTKPTDEAITKHLK from the coding sequence ATGAAAAAGATGTTCTTGCTGCTGCTTTCTTTTGTGGCATTTTTACAAAACTGTACCAACCAGAAAAGTGAAATTTCTCAAGCTAAAACCAAAGAACTTATGGGAAAAACAATATATGATTTCAAGGTAGAAAGCCTTGACGGAAACGAAATCAATTTTGCAGATTTCAAAGGAAAAAAGATCCTTATTGTGAACACAGCTTCAGAGTGTGGGTTTACACCGCAGTATGCTGATCTGGAGAAAGTATATGAAGAACATAAAGACAAACTGGTAATTGTAGGTTTTCCAGCCAACAATTTTGGAGGCCAGGAACCGGGAACCAATACTGAAATCGGGACTTTCTGCCAGAAAAATTATGGAGTAACATTCCCGATGGCTGCAAAAGTTTCCGTAAAAGGAGATGATACCGCACCGATCTTTAAATATCTTACGGAAAAAGAACTTAACGGGATAAAAAACACCACGATCCTTTGGAATTTCACCAAATTCCTTGTCGATGAAAATGGAAAACTGGTAGATACCTTCGTAAGTACGACAAAACCTACAGACGAAGCCATTACAAAACATCTGAAATAA
- the kdsB gene encoding 3-deoxy-manno-octulosonate cytidylyltransferase — protein MKIIAVIPARYEASRFPGKLMQKLGERTVITTTYQNVVETGLFDEVFVATDSEIIFDEIVKNGGKAVMTGQHETGSDRIAEAVQNIDCDIVINVQGDEPFLKLEPLKQLIGVFHEDHNQEISLASLKIKLTEKEEIENPNNVKVITDNNGFALYFSRSAIPFHREVSYKVDYFKHIGVYAFRKHALLQFSKLEMKPLEISEKIECIRYLEYGMKIKMIETNFVGVGIDTPEDLEKARKLI, from the coding sequence ATGAAAATAATCGCTGTTATTCCTGCAAGATATGAAGCCAGCCGCTTTCCGGGGAAATTGATGCAGAAATTAGGTGAAAGAACTGTGATCACCACAACCTATCAGAATGTTGTAGAGACAGGGTTATTTGATGAGGTTTTTGTAGCCACAGACTCCGAAATTATTTTTGATGAGATTGTAAAAAACGGTGGAAAAGCCGTAATGACGGGTCAGCATGAAACAGGAAGCGACCGTATTGCAGAAGCCGTACAGAACATTGATTGTGATATTGTGATCAATGTACAGGGAGACGAGCCTTTCCTGAAGCTGGAACCATTAAAACAGCTGATCGGAGTTTTTCATGAAGATCATAATCAGGAAATTTCACTGGCATCTCTAAAAATAAAGCTTACAGAAAAGGAAGAAATCGAAAACCCGAATAACGTAAAAGTAATTACCGATAATAATGGTTTTGCCCTTTATTTCAGCCGTTCTGCTATTCCCTTTCATAGGGAAGTTTCTTATAAGGTAGATTACTTCAAGCATATCGGAGTCTACGCTTTCAGGAAACATGCGCTGCTTCAGTTCTCAAAACTGGAAATGAAGCCTCTGGAAATATCAGAAAAAATTGAATGCATCCGCTACCTGGAATACGGAATGAAGATCAAAATGATAGAAACCAATTTTGTAGGCGTAGGAATCGATACTCCGGAAGACCTGGAAAAAGCAAGGAAATTAATCTGA
- a CDS encoding IS3 family transposase, translated as MEGLRRKYDLSLLLDCTGMARSSFYYHQKALDKKDKYGEVKTLIKQIYHRHKGRFGYRRITLIMKQQGIVINHKTVLRLMKTLGLKSIVRVKKYRSYRGEQGRIAPNILERNFKADQPNRKWATDVTEFNVSGSKLYLSPIIDLYNGEIISYDLSERPAFAQVVNMLKKGLRKIKNTENLIIHSDQGWQYQMKAYQHLLKEKGIIQSMSRKGNCLDNAVIENFFGTLKSEMFYTKKFKTIDELKKEIKKYINYYNNDRIRLNLKGKSPVQYRTLSYNNIV; from the coding sequence ATCGAAGGATTAAGGCGAAAATATGACCTGTCACTCCTGCTGGATTGTACAGGTATGGCCAGAAGCAGTTTCTATTACCATCAGAAAGCTCTTGATAAAAAAGATAAATATGGAGAAGTAAAAACTTTGATAAAACAGATTTATCATAGGCATAAAGGCCGGTTTGGATACCGTCGTATTACTTTGATTATGAAACAGCAAGGAATTGTAATTAATCATAAAACGGTCTTAAGACTGATGAAGACCCTAGGATTGAAAAGTATCGTTAGGGTTAAAAAATACAGATCTTACCGGGGAGAGCAAGGCAGGATAGCACCAAATATTCTGGAGAGGAACTTTAAGGCAGATCAGCCAAACAGAAAATGGGCCACTGATGTGACAGAATTTAACGTCTCGGGCAGTAAATTGTATCTTTCGCCGATAATTGATCTTTACAATGGCGAGATTATCAGTTACGATCTCTCGGAAAGGCCTGCCTTTGCACAGGTTGTAAATATGCTCAAAAAAGGGCTCAGAAAAATCAAGAATACTGAAAACCTCATTATCCACTCTGATCAAGGCTGGCAATATCAGATGAAAGCCTATCAGCATCTGTTAAAAGAAAAAGGCATTATCCAAAGTATGTCCCGCAAAGGAAACTGCCTGGATAATGCGGTAATAGAAAACTTCTTTGGAACTTTAAAATCTGAAATGTTCTATACTAAGAAATTTAAAACCATTGATGAGCTCAAAAAAGAAATAAAGAAGTATATCAATTACTACAATAACGACAGGATAAGACTTAATCTAAAAGGAAAGAGTCCGGTACAGTACCGAACTCTTTCATATAATAATATTGTTTAA
- a CDS encoding outer membrane protein assembly factor BamD → MIKQIIAVCILSVAVVSCKKEAAVSDVKPANDSIVKTEAKEDQYKPIDTACSPSHKTEDYITALQWYRTKIEKELAANTPEQNDKTYEDFVQIREKYTECLSTLHSDILDKYVNYYNYDKDQYNLPDNVKKVAAELKKVGLEFREVGEGITEIWTIPGYYPPIFKGKVTPDYELYITQTAKESESNYAADAGLIITWEELGERLIFWENFINKYPKSKLLKTVKQDYNNYLDDYLFGMDNTMTYESADGKLYDENIKEFKRIIKKYPNSNTAKKAKELMALFEAQMPVDQIREKMDV, encoded by the coding sequence ATGATAAAACAAATTATAGCAGTTTGTATACTGTCTGTGGCTGTAGTTTCCTGTAAAAAGGAAGCTGCAGTTTCTGATGTAAAGCCGGCAAACGATTCAATTGTTAAAACTGAAGCCAAAGAAGATCAGTATAAACCAATTGATACGGCATGTTCTCCTTCCCATAAAACGGAAGATTACATCACTGCTCTTCAATGGTATCGTACTAAGATTGAAAAAGAGCTTGCAGCGAACACTCCGGAACAAAATGATAAAACATATGAAGATTTTGTTCAGATAAGAGAAAAGTATACAGAATGTCTAAGTACTTTGCACAGTGATATTTTAGACAAGTATGTCAATTATTACAACTACGATAAAGATCAATATAATCTTCCGGACAATGTAAAGAAAGTGGCTGCTGAACTGAAAAAAGTAGGCCTTGAATTCAGGGAAGTAGGAGAAGGAATAACCGAGATCTGGACCATTCCCGGATATTATCCTCCTATTTTTAAGGGAAAAGTAACCCCGGATTATGAACTGTATATTACTCAGACTGCAAAAGAAAGCGAAAGCAATTATGCCGCAGATGCCGGGCTGATCATTACTTGGGAAGAACTAGGAGAGAGGTTGATATTCTGGGAGAATTTTATTAATAAATATCCTAAAAGTAAGCTTTTAAAAACAGTAAAGCAGGACTATAATAATTATCTGGACGATTATCTTTTCGGTATGGATAATACAATGACCTACGAAAGCGCAGACGGAAAACTATACGATGAAAACATAAAGGAATTCAAAAGGATCATAAAAAAATATCCGAATTCCAACACGGCAAAAAAAGCTAAGGAACTAATGGCCCTTTTTGAGGCACAGATGCCAGTGGATCAGATACGTGAGAAAATGGATGTATAA
- a CDS encoding histidine kinase — MKKIIYLVLLIVTTSLYSQTAKEIIDKNIELSGGLTNWKLLNSVMLQGKVVLGIKDEYPIKIYQQRPNLTKTVITINGKDTAIEGFDGTKGYAMNYAANKLQEYAEYVPESFDNDFIDWESKGFEAKYLGKEKVGEIYCHKVELTKNVNKNFYYFDTKTYMLLKEIKKDETLVYADYKKVGNLLMPFKIESSSTKKDGDYVMLLNRIDVNKVFPANIFKF; from the coding sequence ATGAAAAAAATAATATATTTAGTTCTTTTAATCGTTACAACTTCACTGTATTCTCAGACCGCAAAGGAAATTATAGATAAAAATATAGAGCTTTCCGGAGGACTAACGAACTGGAAGCTTTTAAATTCAGTAATGCTGCAGGGAAAAGTTGTTCTAGGAATCAAAGATGAATATCCCATAAAAATATACCAGCAGCGCCCGAATCTTACCAAAACGGTGATCACCATTAACGGAAAAGATACAGCGATTGAAGGCTTTGACGGGACGAAAGGTTATGCTATGAATTATGCTGCCAATAAGCTGCAGGAATACGCAGAATATGTGCCGGAAAGTTTTGATAATGACTTTATAGACTGGGAAAGCAAAGGTTTTGAAGCGAAATATCTCGGAAAAGAAAAAGTAGGAGAGATCTACTGCCATAAAGTAGAGTTAACGAAAAACGTAAATAAGAACTTTTACTATTTCGATACTAAAACTTATATGCTCTTAAAGGAGATTAAAAAAGATGAAACCCTTGTATATGCTGACTATAAAAAAGTAGGTAATCTTCTGATGCCTTTTAAAATAGAATCATCAAGTACTAAAAAAGACGGAGACTATGTAATGCTGTTGAACAGAATAGACGTTAACAAAGTATTTCCTGCGAATATTTTTAAGTTTTAA
- a CDS encoding pyridoxal phosphate-dependent aminotransferase, with protein MKVSKLAANLIGSEIVKIGNEVNDLKAKGAEIANLTIGDLNSNIYPIPALLKEEIQKAYQNNLTNYPPANGLLSLRKEVSKDLKSRWNLDYAPNDILITAGSRPLIYAVYKTIVDEGDKVVYPTPSWNNNHYAYLTSANAVEVKTKPETNFLPTADDLRPHLDGAVLLALCSPLNPTGTMFTREQLSEICELVIAENKKRGADEKPLYLMYDQIYSNLTFGAEHVDPVSLFPEMKEYTIYIDGISKCLAATGVRVGWGFGPAHIIDKMKALLTHVGAWAPKPEQEATAKFYENPENVNVFVEDFKAKLEDSLKVLHGGIQDLKAKGLTVDSIEPMGALYLTIKLDYIGKTKPDGSVIENSSDLVFYLINDAGVALVPFSAFGEEKSEPWFRASVGGLAIDEIKVMLPKLENALNNLK; from the coding sequence GTGAAAGTTTCAAAATTAGCGGCGAACCTGATTGGTTCAGAAATTGTAAAAATTGGTAATGAAGTAAATGATTTAAAGGCAAAAGGAGCAGAAATAGCCAATCTTACTATTGGTGACCTGAATTCTAATATCTATCCTATTCCAGCCCTGCTGAAGGAAGAGATTCAGAAAGCTTATCAGAATAATCTGACGAATTATCCGCCTGCCAACGGACTTTTATCTTTAAGAAAAGAAGTTTCAAAAGACCTGAAAAGCAGATGGAATCTGGATTACGCACCGAATGATATCCTTATCACTGCAGGATCAAGACCGTTGATCTACGCTGTTTACAAAACCATTGTAGATGAAGGAGACAAAGTAGTATATCCAACTCCGTCATGGAACAACAACCACTATGCTTACCTTACTTCCGCCAATGCCGTAGAAGTAAAAACAAAGCCTGAAACCAACTTCCTTCCGACAGCAGATGATTTGAGACCGCATTTGGATGGAGCAGTTCTTTTAGCCCTTTGTTCTCCATTGAACCCTACAGGAACCATGTTTACAAGAGAGCAGCTTTCAGAAATCTGTGAGCTGGTGATCGCTGAAAACAAAAAAAGAGGAGCAGACGAAAAACCTTTATACTTAATGTATGACCAGATCTATTCCAACCTTACTTTTGGAGCAGAACACGTAGATCCGGTTTCTCTTTTCCCTGAAATGAAGGAATATACCATATATATTGACGGAATCTCAAAATGTCTTGCTGCAACAGGAGTACGTGTAGGATGGGGATTCGGTCCTGCGCATATCATTGATAAGATGAAAGCGCTTCTAACACACGTTGGAGCCTGGGCACCAAAACCTGAGCAGGAAGCAACTGCAAAATTCTATGAAAACCCTGAAAATGTAAACGTATTCGTAGAAGATTTTAAAGCAAAGCTGGAAGACAGCTTAAAAGTTCTTCACGGTGGAATCCAGGATTTAAAAGCCAAAGGACTTACCGTAGACAGTATTGAACCGATGGGAGCCCTTTATCTTACTATTAAATTAGACTATATCGGAAAAACAAAACCGGACGGATCTGTCATTGAAAACTCATCTGATCTTGTATTTTACCTGATCAATGATGCAGGAGTGGCTTTAGTTCCGTTCTCAGCTTTCGGAGAAGAAAAATCAGAACCTTGGTTCCGTGCTTCTGTTGGAGGACTTGCCATTGATGAGATCAAAGTAATGCTTCCGAAACTGGAAAACGCATTGAATAATCTTAAATAA
- a CDS encoding MmcQ/YjbR family DNA-binding protein, with the protein MDANEILDYCLAKKGVTETFPFDNETLVMKVGTKMFLLMPLEKQPLNINVKTDPEWSAELREQYPQITGAFHMNKTHWNSVMTDGLKRDLVFKMIDQSYDLVFNSLTKKAKEEILKS; encoded by the coding sequence ATGGATGCCAACGAAATTCTGGATTACTGTCTTGCCAAAAAAGGGGTTACAGAAACATTTCCTTTTGACAACGAAACACTTGTTATGAAAGTAGGAACCAAAATGTTCTTACTGATGCCCTTGGAAAAACAACCTTTGAATATTAATGTGAAAACAGACCCTGAATGGAGTGCAGAACTCCGTGAACAGTATCCACAAATTACAGGAGCATTTCATATGAATAAAACCCATTGGAATTCTGTGATGACAGACGGCCTGAAGAGAGATCTGGTATTTAAAATGATAGATCAGTCCTATGATTTAGTATTTAATTCGCTGACGAAAAAAGCAAAAGAGGAGATACTGAAGAGCTAA
- a CDS encoding helix-turn-helix domain-containing protein, translated as MYRKEKFSVAFKLECINLHKNSYRSIESIATEKGFNESNLRKWIGFYNKYVISGLQPRKNKSYSLNFKVKVLKAIETEHISQREACIRFDIAAQSSVLNWQRDYEKSGILGLKNKPKGRPCIMSDHKRKKRKSDKPLTREEELLLENERLRAEIDFLKKLDALTLKKNKQRPSKD; from the coding sequence ATGTATAGAAAAGAAAAATTTAGCGTTGCTTTCAAATTAGAATGTATTAATCTTCACAAAAACTCTTATCGTTCGATTGAATCTATAGCAACAGAGAAAGGATTTAATGAAAGCAATCTGCGCAAATGGATTGGTTTTTATAACAAGTACGTAATCTCGGGGCTACAACCGAGAAAAAACAAGAGCTATTCCCTGAATTTTAAGGTTAAAGTTCTAAAAGCCATCGAAACAGAACATATCTCCCAAAGGGAAGCATGTATCCGATTCGATATCGCAGCTCAGTCTAGCGTGTTGAATTGGCAAAGGGATTACGAAAAAAGTGGTATTTTAGGGTTAAAGAACAAACCCAAAGGAAGACCCTGCATTATGAGTGATCACAAGCGTAAGAAAAGAAAGTCCGATAAGCCATTGACCAGAGAAGAAGAACTTTTATTGGAAAACGAAAGGCTTCGAGCTGAAATTGATTTTCTAAAAAAGTTAGACGCCTTAACTCTCAAAAAGAACAAGCAGAGGCCATCGAAGGATTAA
- a CDS encoding NAD(P)H-binding protein, with translation MKALVIGATGATGKDLVNQLLNDKDFEEVDVFVRKPIDIQDDKLKVHVVNFENPEEWKDQVKGDVAFSCLGTTLKAAGSKEAQRKVDFGYQYEFAKAAKENEVEDYILVSAYGASPESKIFYSKMKGELEEAVKQLHFTKITIFKPGMLERKDSERTGEVLGSRIIKFANKLGLLESQKPLPTDILAKAMINSSKIKSNGYSSIKLGNIFCFAEKKVE, from the coding sequence ATGAAAGCTTTAGTAATCGGTGCCACAGGTGCTACAGGAAAAGATTTAGTCAATCAATTGCTCAATGACAAAGATTTTGAGGAAGTTGATGTTTTTGTCAGAAAACCTATTGATATTCAGGATGACAAACTAAAAGTACATGTTGTAAATTTTGAAAATCCTGAAGAATGGAAAGATCAGGTTAAAGGTGATGTTGCATTTTCCTGTTTAGGAACTACATTAAAGGCTGCCGGAAGTAAAGAAGCGCAACGGAAAGTAGATTTTGGCTATCAATATGAGTTTGCCAAAGCTGCTAAAGAGAATGAAGTGGAAGATTATATTCTTGTTTCAGCTTATGGAGCCAGCCCGGAATCTAAGATTTTTTATTCTAAAATGAAAGGAGAGCTGGAAGAAGCTGTAAAACAACTCCATTTTACCAAGATCACTATTTTCAAACCCGGAATGCTTGAACGGAAAGATTCGGAAAGGACGGGTGAAGTGCTCGGCAGCAGGATTATTAAATTTGCCAATAAATTAGGTCTTCTGGAAAGCCAGAAACCGCTTCCTACCGATATTTTAGCTAAAGCAATGATTAATTCCTCAAAAATAAAGAGTAATGGGTATTCCAGTATTAAGCTGGGAAATATTTTTTGCTTTGCAGAGAAGAAGGTGGAATAA